From Zingiber officinale cultivar Zhangliang chromosome 5B, Zo_v1.1, whole genome shotgun sequence, the proteins below share one genomic window:
- the LOC121984121 gene encoding mitogen-activated protein kinase kinase kinase 7-like isoform X1, with protein sequence MEQFRKVGEVIGSLKALMVFQDEIQVNRRQCCLLVDAFGLAFDSVAEELRTHFCFAEKTAAKWRALEHPLKELHRVFCEGEQYVRHCLEPGDWWSKAISHHRNTDCVELHLHNLLWCVPVVLEAIENATESADHDELHKKRLVFSKKYEREWMDPKLFQQKLGKSYLTSQDFCNRLDSASKEDSWILSETIAERRISAASPLTKQENKFAELLIGPRSQLFPSSVLLSSPDYQVRRRFGAGSNYKEVQWMGNSYAVKHVIGDVDALMNCISVLSSVAHPNVMQYLYSFADEEKRECFMVMELMNKDLSSHIRETSSSRKKVPFPQLLAVDTMLQIARGMEYLHSKKIYHGDLNPFNVLVKARNSSPDGFLHAKITGFGLSPTKNSKAITNPCIWHSPEVLAEQQSGNCLSLTDKADVYSFGMICFELLTGKVPFEDNHLQGDKMSKNIRAGERPLFPSQCPKYLANLTRRCWHSDPVQRPSFTSICRVLRYIKRFLVLNPDQSQPEPPTPPVDYFDLESSLSKIVSSWARRDDPRVWDVPFQMYAYRVLEREKTGANMKDRTSESGSEGASICGDENAFNGILDDALSHSSDSVKLSLQSSPDTRKKASPRRLNGKVNKQTLGQSQKTGVLLPQVSSGQSVRRDTERQHQQVATRGRRRGQSDLQLKQGLVGDMYQECTKS encoded by the exons ATGGAGCAGTTCCGGAAGGTCGGGGAGGTGATCGGCAGTCTCAAGGCTCTTATGGTTTTTCAAGACGAGATACAGGTCAACCGCCGGCAGTGCTGCTTGCTTGTCGACGCCTTCGGCCTCGCCTTCGACAGCGTCGCGGAAGAACTCCGGACCCACTTCTGCTTCGCGGAGAAGACGGCGGCCAAGTGGCGCGCTCTAGAGCACCCGCTGAAGGAGCTCCACCGCGTCTTCTGCGAGGGCGAGCAGTACGTCCGGCATTGCTTGGAGCCCGGCGACTGGTGGAGCAAGGCCATCTCGCACCACCGCAACACCGACTGCGTCGAGCTCCACCTCCACAACTTGCTCTGGTGCGTGCCCGTCGTCCTCGAGGCCATCGAGAACGCCACGGAGAGCGCCGACCACGACGAGCTCCACAAGAAGCGGCTCGTCTTCTCCAAGAAGTACGAGAGGGAATGGATGGATCCCAAGCTGTTCCAGCAGAAGCTGGGGAAGTCATACTTGACCTCGCAAGATTTCTGCAACAGACTCGACTCTGCTTCGAAAGAGGACTCATGGATCCTCTCAGAAACCATAGCCGAGAGGAGAATTTCCGCCGCGAGCCCTCTCACGAAACAGGAGAACAAGTTCGCTGAGCTCCTCATTGGCCCCAGAAGCCAGCTTTTCCCCAGCTCGGTCCTGCTTAGTTCGCCGGATTACCAAGTCCGGCGAAGATTTGGAGCCGGGAGTAACTACAAGGAGGTGCAGTGGATGGGCAACAGTTACGCGGTGAAGCATGTCATCGGTGATGTTGATGCACTGATGAACTGTATCTCGGTCCTGTCATCGGTTGCCCACCCGAATGTGATGCAGTATTTGTACTCCTTCGCCGACGAAGAGAAGAGAGAGTGCTTCATGGTGATGGAGCTCATGAACAAGGATCTCTCCAGTCACATAAGAGAGACATCTTCCTCGAGGAAAAAGGTGCCGTTCCCTCAGCTGCTGGCGGTGGATACGATGCTTCAGATTGCAAGAGGAATGGAGTACCTCCACTCCAAAAAGATTTATCACGGTGACTTGAATCCTTTCAACGTCTTGGTGAAGGCCAGGAATTCTTCCCCTGATGGATTTTTGCATGCGAAGATCACCGGTTTCGGGCTCTCGCCGACGAAGAACTCCAAGGCTATCACAAATCCATGCATCTGGCATTCGCCGGAGGTCCTGGCGGAGCAGCAGTCCGGCAATTGTTTGAGTTTGACAGATAAGGCTGATGTCTATAGCTTTGGGATGATATGCTTTGAGCTTTTGACAGGGAAGGTTCCCTTTGAGGACAACCACCTTCAAGGTGATAAGATGAGCAAGAACATCAGGGCTGGTGAGAGGCCACTCTTTCCATCACAATGCCCCAAGTACCTCGCAAACTTGACAAGAAGATGTTGGCACTCTGATCCAGTGCAACGACCGAGCTTCACTTCGATTTGTAGAGTGCTCCGATACATCAAACGGTTCTTAGTTTTGAATCCAGATCAAAGCCAGCCAGAGCCGCCTACACCGCCTGTTGATTATTTCGACCTCGAGAGTAGCCTTTCCAAGATTGTCTCAAGCTGGGCAAGGAGAGATGATCCCAGAGTCTGGGATGTTCCATTTCAAATGTATGCTTATAGAGTCCTGGAAAGGGAGAAGACTGGTGCAAATATGAAGGATAGGACATCTGAATCTGGAAGTGAGGGGGCATCCATTTGTGGAGATGAGAATGCATTCAATGGAATTCTAGATGATGCACTCTCACACTCTAGTGATTCAGTTAAATTGTCCCTGCAGAGTTCCCCGGATACGAGAAAGAAAGCATCGCCGAGACGACTCAATGGAAAGGTGAATAAGCAAACATTAG GACAGAGCCAAAAGACAGGAGTTCTATTGCCACAAGTATCATCTGGTCAAAGTGTGAGGAGGGACACTGAAAGACAACACCAACAAGTAGCAACAAGAGGAAGGCGGAGGGGACAATCAG ATTTACAACTAAAACAAGGTTTGGTGGGTGACATGTACCAGGAATGTACCAAATCCTAA
- the LOC121984121 gene encoding mitogen-activated protein kinase kinase kinase 7-like isoform X2: protein MEQFRKVGEVIGSLKALMVFQDEIQVNRRQCCLLVDAFGLAFDSVAEELRTHFCFAEKTAAKWRALEHPLKELHRVFCEGEQYVRHCLEPGDWWSKAISHHRNTDCVELHLHNLLWCVPVVLEAIENATESADHDELHKKRLVFSKKYEREWMDPKLFQQKLGKSYLTSQDFCNRLDSASKEDSWILSETIAERRISAASPLTKQENKFAELLIGPRSQLFPSSVLLSSPDYQVRRRFGAGSNYKEVQWMGNSYAVKHVIGDVDALMNCISVLSSVAHPNVMQYLYSFADEEKRECFMVMELMNKDLSSHIRETSSSRKKVPFPQLLAVDTMLQIARGMEYLHSKKIYHGDLNPFNVLVKARNSSPDGFLHAKITGFGLSPTKNSKAITNPCIWHSPEVLAEQQSGNCLSLTDKADVYSFGMICFELLTGKVPFEDNHLQGDKMSKNIRAGERPLFPSQCPKYLANLTRRCWHSDPVQRPSFTSICRVLRYIKRFLVLNPDQSQPEPPTPPVDYFDLESSLSKIVSSWARRDDPRVWDVPFQMYAYRVLEREKTGANMKDRTSESGSEGASICGDENAFNGILDDALSHSSDSVKLSLQSSPDTRKKASPRRLNGKVNKQTLGQSQKTGVLLPQVSSGQSVRRDTERQHQQVATRGRRRGQSGHSSDPELV from the exons ATGGAGCAGTTCCGGAAGGTCGGGGAGGTGATCGGCAGTCTCAAGGCTCTTATGGTTTTTCAAGACGAGATACAGGTCAACCGCCGGCAGTGCTGCTTGCTTGTCGACGCCTTCGGCCTCGCCTTCGACAGCGTCGCGGAAGAACTCCGGACCCACTTCTGCTTCGCGGAGAAGACGGCGGCCAAGTGGCGCGCTCTAGAGCACCCGCTGAAGGAGCTCCACCGCGTCTTCTGCGAGGGCGAGCAGTACGTCCGGCATTGCTTGGAGCCCGGCGACTGGTGGAGCAAGGCCATCTCGCACCACCGCAACACCGACTGCGTCGAGCTCCACCTCCACAACTTGCTCTGGTGCGTGCCCGTCGTCCTCGAGGCCATCGAGAACGCCACGGAGAGCGCCGACCACGACGAGCTCCACAAGAAGCGGCTCGTCTTCTCCAAGAAGTACGAGAGGGAATGGATGGATCCCAAGCTGTTCCAGCAGAAGCTGGGGAAGTCATACTTGACCTCGCAAGATTTCTGCAACAGACTCGACTCTGCTTCGAAAGAGGACTCATGGATCCTCTCAGAAACCATAGCCGAGAGGAGAATTTCCGCCGCGAGCCCTCTCACGAAACAGGAGAACAAGTTCGCTGAGCTCCTCATTGGCCCCAGAAGCCAGCTTTTCCCCAGCTCGGTCCTGCTTAGTTCGCCGGATTACCAAGTCCGGCGAAGATTTGGAGCCGGGAGTAACTACAAGGAGGTGCAGTGGATGGGCAACAGTTACGCGGTGAAGCATGTCATCGGTGATGTTGATGCACTGATGAACTGTATCTCGGTCCTGTCATCGGTTGCCCACCCGAATGTGATGCAGTATTTGTACTCCTTCGCCGACGAAGAGAAGAGAGAGTGCTTCATGGTGATGGAGCTCATGAACAAGGATCTCTCCAGTCACATAAGAGAGACATCTTCCTCGAGGAAAAAGGTGCCGTTCCCTCAGCTGCTGGCGGTGGATACGATGCTTCAGATTGCAAGAGGAATGGAGTACCTCCACTCCAAAAAGATTTATCACGGTGACTTGAATCCTTTCAACGTCTTGGTGAAGGCCAGGAATTCTTCCCCTGATGGATTTTTGCATGCGAAGATCACCGGTTTCGGGCTCTCGCCGACGAAGAACTCCAAGGCTATCACAAATCCATGCATCTGGCATTCGCCGGAGGTCCTGGCGGAGCAGCAGTCCGGCAATTGTTTGAGTTTGACAGATAAGGCTGATGTCTATAGCTTTGGGATGATATGCTTTGAGCTTTTGACAGGGAAGGTTCCCTTTGAGGACAACCACCTTCAAGGTGATAAGATGAGCAAGAACATCAGGGCTGGTGAGAGGCCACTCTTTCCATCACAATGCCCCAAGTACCTCGCAAACTTGACAAGAAGATGTTGGCACTCTGATCCAGTGCAACGACCGAGCTTCACTTCGATTTGTAGAGTGCTCCGATACATCAAACGGTTCTTAGTTTTGAATCCAGATCAAAGCCAGCCAGAGCCGCCTACACCGCCTGTTGATTATTTCGACCTCGAGAGTAGCCTTTCCAAGATTGTCTCAAGCTGGGCAAGGAGAGATGATCCCAGAGTCTGGGATGTTCCATTTCAAATGTATGCTTATAGAGTCCTGGAAAGGGAGAAGACTGGTGCAAATATGAAGGATAGGACATCTGAATCTGGAAGTGAGGGGGCATCCATTTGTGGAGATGAGAATGCATTCAATGGAATTCTAGATGATGCACTCTCACACTCTAGTGATTCAGTTAAATTGTCCCTGCAGAGTTCCCCGGATACGAGAAAGAAAGCATCGCCGAGACGACTCAATGGAAAGGTGAATAAGCAAACATTAG GACAGAGCCAAAAGACAGGAGTTCTATTGCCACAAGTATCATCTGGTCAAAGTGTGAGGAGGGACACTGAAAGACAACACCAACAAGTAGCAACAAGAGGAAGGCGGAGGGGACAATCAGGTCATTCCTCAGATCCAGAATTAGTATGA
- the LOC121984121 gene encoding mitogen-activated protein kinase kinase kinase 7-like isoform X3 gives MEQFRKVGEVIGSLKALMVFQDEIQVNRRQCCLLVDAFGLAFDSVAEELRTHFCFAEKTAAKWRALEHPLKELHRVFCEGEQYVRHCLEPGDWWSKAISHHRNTDCVELHLHNLLWCVPVVLEAIENATESADHDELHKKRLVFSKKYEREWMDPKLFQQKLGKSYLTSQDFCNRLDSASKEDSWILSETIAERRISAASPLTKQENKFAELLIGPRSQLFPSSVLLSSPDYQVRRRFGAGSNYKEVQWMGNSYAVKHVIGDVDALMNCISVLSSVAHPNVMQYLYSFADEEKRECFMVMELMNKDLSSHIRETSSSRKKVPFPQLLAVDTMLQIARGMEYLHSKKIYHGDLNPFNVLVKARNSSPDGFLHAKITGFGLSPTKNSKAITNPCIWHSPEVLAEQQSGNCLSLTDKADVYSFGMICFELLTGKVPFEDNHLQGDKMSKNIRAGERPLFPSQCPKYLANLTRRCWHSDPVQRPSFTSICRVLRYIKRFLVLNPDQSQPEPPTPPVDYFDLESSLSKIVSSWARRDDPRVWDVPFQMYAYRVLEREKTGANMKDRTSESGSEGASICGDENAFNGILDDALSHSSDSVKLSLQSSPDTRKKASPRRLNGKVNKQTLEPKDRSSIATSIIWSKCEEGH, from the exons ATGGAGCAGTTCCGGAAGGTCGGGGAGGTGATCGGCAGTCTCAAGGCTCTTATGGTTTTTCAAGACGAGATACAGGTCAACCGCCGGCAGTGCTGCTTGCTTGTCGACGCCTTCGGCCTCGCCTTCGACAGCGTCGCGGAAGAACTCCGGACCCACTTCTGCTTCGCGGAGAAGACGGCGGCCAAGTGGCGCGCTCTAGAGCACCCGCTGAAGGAGCTCCACCGCGTCTTCTGCGAGGGCGAGCAGTACGTCCGGCATTGCTTGGAGCCCGGCGACTGGTGGAGCAAGGCCATCTCGCACCACCGCAACACCGACTGCGTCGAGCTCCACCTCCACAACTTGCTCTGGTGCGTGCCCGTCGTCCTCGAGGCCATCGAGAACGCCACGGAGAGCGCCGACCACGACGAGCTCCACAAGAAGCGGCTCGTCTTCTCCAAGAAGTACGAGAGGGAATGGATGGATCCCAAGCTGTTCCAGCAGAAGCTGGGGAAGTCATACTTGACCTCGCAAGATTTCTGCAACAGACTCGACTCTGCTTCGAAAGAGGACTCATGGATCCTCTCAGAAACCATAGCCGAGAGGAGAATTTCCGCCGCGAGCCCTCTCACGAAACAGGAGAACAAGTTCGCTGAGCTCCTCATTGGCCCCAGAAGCCAGCTTTTCCCCAGCTCGGTCCTGCTTAGTTCGCCGGATTACCAAGTCCGGCGAAGATTTGGAGCCGGGAGTAACTACAAGGAGGTGCAGTGGATGGGCAACAGTTACGCGGTGAAGCATGTCATCGGTGATGTTGATGCACTGATGAACTGTATCTCGGTCCTGTCATCGGTTGCCCACCCGAATGTGATGCAGTATTTGTACTCCTTCGCCGACGAAGAGAAGAGAGAGTGCTTCATGGTGATGGAGCTCATGAACAAGGATCTCTCCAGTCACATAAGAGAGACATCTTCCTCGAGGAAAAAGGTGCCGTTCCCTCAGCTGCTGGCGGTGGATACGATGCTTCAGATTGCAAGAGGAATGGAGTACCTCCACTCCAAAAAGATTTATCACGGTGACTTGAATCCTTTCAACGTCTTGGTGAAGGCCAGGAATTCTTCCCCTGATGGATTTTTGCATGCGAAGATCACCGGTTTCGGGCTCTCGCCGACGAAGAACTCCAAGGCTATCACAAATCCATGCATCTGGCATTCGCCGGAGGTCCTGGCGGAGCAGCAGTCCGGCAATTGTTTGAGTTTGACAGATAAGGCTGATGTCTATAGCTTTGGGATGATATGCTTTGAGCTTTTGACAGGGAAGGTTCCCTTTGAGGACAACCACCTTCAAGGTGATAAGATGAGCAAGAACATCAGGGCTGGTGAGAGGCCACTCTTTCCATCACAATGCCCCAAGTACCTCGCAAACTTGACAAGAAGATGTTGGCACTCTGATCCAGTGCAACGACCGAGCTTCACTTCGATTTGTAGAGTGCTCCGATACATCAAACGGTTCTTAGTTTTGAATCCAGATCAAAGCCAGCCAGAGCCGCCTACACCGCCTGTTGATTATTTCGACCTCGAGAGTAGCCTTTCCAAGATTGTCTCAAGCTGGGCAAGGAGAGATGATCCCAGAGTCTGGGATGTTCCATTTCAAATGTATGCTTATAGAGTCCTGGAAAGGGAGAAGACTGGTGCAAATATGAAGGATAGGACATCTGAATCTGGAAGTGAGGGGGCATCCATTTGTGGAGATGAGAATGCATTCAATGGAATTCTAGATGATGCACTCTCACACTCTAGTGATTCAGTTAAATTGTCCCTGCAGAGTTCCCCGGATACGAGAAAGAAAGCATCGCCGAGACGACTCAATGGAAAGGTGAATAAGCAAACATTAG AGCCAAAAGACAGGAGTTCTATTGCCACAAGTATCATCTGGTCAAAGTGTGAGGAGGGACACTGA
- the LOC121984121 gene encoding fibroblast growth factor receptor 1-like isoform X4: MEQFRKVGEVIGSLKALMVFQDEIQVNRRQCCLLVDAFGLAFDSVAEELRTHFCFAEKTAAKWRALEHPLKELHRVFCEGEQYVRHCLEPGDWWSKAISHHRNTDCVELHLHNLLWCVPVVLEAIENATESADHDELHKKRLVFSKKYEREWMDPKLFQQKLGKSYLTSQDFCNRLDSASKEDSWILSETIAERRISAASPLTKQENKFAELLIGPRSQLFPSSVLLSSPDYQVRRRFGAGSNYKEVQWMGNSYAVKHVIGDVDALMNCISVLSSVAHPNVMQYLYSFADEEKRECFMVMELMNKDLSSHIRETSSSRKKVPFPQLLAVDTMLQIARGMEYLHSKKIYHGDLNPFNVLVKARNSSPDGFLHAKITGFGLSPTKNSKAITNPCIWHSPEVLAEQQSGNCLSLTDKADVYSFGMICFELLTGKVPFEDNHLQGDKMSKNIRAGERPLFPSQCPKYLANLTRRCWHSDPVQRPSFTSICRVLRYIKRFLVLNPDQSQPEPPTPPVDYFDLESSLSKIVSSWARRDDPRVWDVPFQMYAYRVLEREKTGANMKDRTSESGSEGASICGDENAFNGILDDALSHSSDSVKLSLQSSPDTRKKASPRRLNGKDRAKRQEFYCHKYHLVKV, encoded by the exons ATGGAGCAGTTCCGGAAGGTCGGGGAGGTGATCGGCAGTCTCAAGGCTCTTATGGTTTTTCAAGACGAGATACAGGTCAACCGCCGGCAGTGCTGCTTGCTTGTCGACGCCTTCGGCCTCGCCTTCGACAGCGTCGCGGAAGAACTCCGGACCCACTTCTGCTTCGCGGAGAAGACGGCGGCCAAGTGGCGCGCTCTAGAGCACCCGCTGAAGGAGCTCCACCGCGTCTTCTGCGAGGGCGAGCAGTACGTCCGGCATTGCTTGGAGCCCGGCGACTGGTGGAGCAAGGCCATCTCGCACCACCGCAACACCGACTGCGTCGAGCTCCACCTCCACAACTTGCTCTGGTGCGTGCCCGTCGTCCTCGAGGCCATCGAGAACGCCACGGAGAGCGCCGACCACGACGAGCTCCACAAGAAGCGGCTCGTCTTCTCCAAGAAGTACGAGAGGGAATGGATGGATCCCAAGCTGTTCCAGCAGAAGCTGGGGAAGTCATACTTGACCTCGCAAGATTTCTGCAACAGACTCGACTCTGCTTCGAAAGAGGACTCATGGATCCTCTCAGAAACCATAGCCGAGAGGAGAATTTCCGCCGCGAGCCCTCTCACGAAACAGGAGAACAAGTTCGCTGAGCTCCTCATTGGCCCCAGAAGCCAGCTTTTCCCCAGCTCGGTCCTGCTTAGTTCGCCGGATTACCAAGTCCGGCGAAGATTTGGAGCCGGGAGTAACTACAAGGAGGTGCAGTGGATGGGCAACAGTTACGCGGTGAAGCATGTCATCGGTGATGTTGATGCACTGATGAACTGTATCTCGGTCCTGTCATCGGTTGCCCACCCGAATGTGATGCAGTATTTGTACTCCTTCGCCGACGAAGAGAAGAGAGAGTGCTTCATGGTGATGGAGCTCATGAACAAGGATCTCTCCAGTCACATAAGAGAGACATCTTCCTCGAGGAAAAAGGTGCCGTTCCCTCAGCTGCTGGCGGTGGATACGATGCTTCAGATTGCAAGAGGAATGGAGTACCTCCACTCCAAAAAGATTTATCACGGTGACTTGAATCCTTTCAACGTCTTGGTGAAGGCCAGGAATTCTTCCCCTGATGGATTTTTGCATGCGAAGATCACCGGTTTCGGGCTCTCGCCGACGAAGAACTCCAAGGCTATCACAAATCCATGCATCTGGCATTCGCCGGAGGTCCTGGCGGAGCAGCAGTCCGGCAATTGTTTGAGTTTGACAGATAAGGCTGATGTCTATAGCTTTGGGATGATATGCTTTGAGCTTTTGACAGGGAAGGTTCCCTTTGAGGACAACCACCTTCAAGGTGATAAGATGAGCAAGAACATCAGGGCTGGTGAGAGGCCACTCTTTCCATCACAATGCCCCAAGTACCTCGCAAACTTGACAAGAAGATGTTGGCACTCTGATCCAGTGCAACGACCGAGCTTCACTTCGATTTGTAGAGTGCTCCGATACATCAAACGGTTCTTAGTTTTGAATCCAGATCAAAGCCAGCCAGAGCCGCCTACACCGCCTGTTGATTATTTCGACCTCGAGAGTAGCCTTTCCAAGATTGTCTCAAGCTGGGCAAGGAGAGATGATCCCAGAGTCTGGGATGTTCCATTTCAAATGTATGCTTATAGAGTCCTGGAAAGGGAGAAGACTGGTGCAAATATGAAGGATAGGACATCTGAATCTGGAAGTGAGGGGGCATCCATTTGTGGAGATGAGAATGCATTCAATGGAATTCTAGATGATGCACTCTCACACTCTAGTGATTCAGTTAAATTGTCCCTGCAGAGTTCCCCGGATACGAGAAAGAAAGCATCGCCGAGACGACTCAATGGAAAG GACAGAGCCAAAAGACAGGAGTTCTATTGCCACAAGTATCATCTGGTCAAAGTGTGA